TTTGGTAAGCCGTTTATTGAGAATCCTATGGCGAAGTCACACATCTTCGTCGGCCATCGCCATCATCATCATCGACATCACGGTGTCGAATACTTATTCTTCATTGTCATCTCCATCGTCATTCTTCTTCCGACTGATCGTCGAATACTTATCCCCTttagttttctttcttttatatttttggtTCTTAGATCTCCATCATAAAATAGTCGAATTAATATCATCACCGTCATGATTCATAGTTTCTTTTATAGGAGTTCGATTCCAATCTCATCTGCTCTTCCTCTCTCAAGAGGTTCTGAATGTGATTATTATTTTAAAGCTCTAACTCTTTATTTCTGTTGCTGTGCTTCTTTTCACTTTTCGGTTGCAGTGAAGGTCCCTTTCAGTTTCAGAATTGAATTGCTGAGTGAAATTCGAAATAGACATTAGAGTATAATGTTACAGTTTTGGTTCATATGTTAATGGCACTTCATCATAGCTGTTCATTAGGATATTTAGTTGTTGCGGTTGAATTGTGATTGTTGTTTGTTCTCATCTTTGTTTCCAACAGTTACACACCCTGTTAGTGATTGCAATTACTCTTGCACTCATTTCTATTTGCAGAAGTAGTTGAGATTTTTCCCTTACTTGTCTTCAGTCTTCTACATAAATTATCTTCTTTGTATCTACACAGCTATTAGCATTGCTCTGTTGGGTGTTTCACAAATTTTGTTTTATGTGAtgcatttcatttcttttaagtGTATAGACATACAGAGTGTATTTCATGGATCGAGCGCTAACAAAAAATTACACCTGTTATTTTATGAATTTATCCAAAATGCTAATAATTGCTATTCATATTTATTGCATCAGTAATTTTGTTTCTTTCTGTAGGGGTAGCCTGAAATCACCCTGGGCccttagaaaaagaaaatatgcCCTTCAACCTAAACAATGGAAAAGTTTATTCACACCGGATGGGAAACTCGATGATGGTGGTGTCAAGTTTCTGAAGAAAGTTCGAAGTGGAGTATGTTATTAATCTTGTTTCAGGCTTATTTGTCTTCTCTTTCATCTGGTTTAGTCTGTTTTAGGCATATGTTATTGCTGTTTGAGGTATCATTCTTTTCATTTTGAATGCAGGGTGTTGATCCAAGTATTAGAGCAGAGGTATGGCCATACCTCCTTGGAGTGTAAGATTCAtatacttttactctttatgtaCCACTTTATACTTTGACTCAAATAGACCTTTCTGCTTCTTGTAACTCTTAAACCTCAAGGTTAGATTGTTCCTTTCCAATTACTGGCTAGTGTCCTAATTCTTTTTTTTCCAATGAATCATTGTATGATCTTTCTATCATATCTTGGTGCTTTACGGACTTTTCATTGTCTCAATGATTCTTCTCTAGATAGATGTTTAAACAAATTTTATCTTGTTAGTTGTTAGTCACTTTGGAAGTAAGAGAAGGGAAAATGGAGTGTTTAGTGCATTTCTTTGATTTGTCTGCGCCAAGGATCTATTTTAGGCTTGTTTCCTTGCTGCTTTAGTTTTTTATTCATTTGTAGTTATTTGTCATATTAACCACGTATAGGTCATAAATGACCTGTTACACCAACTAACTGTGATGTCTGCATGCTTAACAGATATGACCTCAACAGTTCAAAGGACGAAAGAGACTCCATTAGAAGACAGAAAAGGTATCATGATTTTCATTGATGTGCTTCCTCATCAGACTAGTTCATCAGCAATTCTTTGTTTCTGTTACCTTCTTCCCTGTTTTTGTTCTTTCTAGCTtttatttttccttctttttttggaGGGATTTTATTTGGCTACTTCTTTCTGATGCAGAAAAGAGTTTGAAAGATTGCGGAAACGGTGCCGCCAAATTCTTAAACGTATTGAGAATAGCTCTACGGTTAAGGAAACTGCTGGAAACGACTGCAATGAAGACAGTGAGGATTTAAGTCAAGTTGTTGATTCTTCAGGCTTAGAGGATGTGGTTAGTGGTCGAACGTCAACTGAGGGAGAAAGTCCCATGGTTGATGATTCTGAGAATAGCTCTAAGGTTAAGGAAACTGCTGGAAACAACTGCAATGAAGACAGTGAGGATTTAAGTCAAGTTGTTGATTCTTCAGGCTTAGAGGATGTGGTTAGTGGTAGAAGGTCAACTGTGGGAGAAAGTCCCATGGTTGATGATTCTGAGAATAGCTCTAAGGTTAAGGAAACTGCTGGAAACAACTGCAATGAAGACAGTGAGGATTTAAGTCAAGTTGTTGATTCTTCAGGCTTAGAGGATGTGATTAGTGATAGAAGGTCAACTGAGGGAGAAAGTCCCATGGTTGATTATTCTGATCGCCCTCCGCGTGACCAAAGTCATCAGACCCTTGTATCTTCTGACTCAGATTCGGAGGGAGATATTGATAAGAGTGAAATTAATTGTGAAGACGATTCTCCTGGTGAGACAGAATCCTCTGATTCCAATACCTCTGATGAAGATGAAAATATACCCCTCTTTGCCTCAGAAATAACAGAGGAAAATAATATTGATAAAGATGATAATTCCTCTGCCTTCCGTATAAAAAAAAGGTCAAAATCCTATGCGGATGAAGATTTTGCCACATGGCAGAGAATCATCCGTGTTGATGCTGTGAGGGCAAATGATGAATGGATTGCTTACTCTTCAACTCAGGCTTCGGTATCTGAAATGAAAGCATACCAGTTAGCTGAGAGTGTTGGCTTGAAGGAATATGATCACCTAGAGCCCTGCAGGATTTATCATGCTGCTCGTCTTGTTGCTATACTTGAGGCCTATACCCTTTATGATCCCGAGATAGGTTATTGCCaaggaatgagcgatctgctctCTCCCATCATTTCAGTGGTAGAGGATGATTCTGAAGCCTTCTGGTGCTTTGCAGGTTTCATGAAAAAGGCTCGTCACAATTTCCGGCTTGATGAAGTGGGCATTAGAAGACAGTTAAACATCGTGTCCAAGATTATCAAGTGTAAGGATAGTCATTTATACAGGCACCTGGAGGAGCTTCAAGCTGAAGATTGCTTCTTTGTGTATAGAATGGTTGTAGTTCTTTTCAGGAGGGAGTTAAGCTTCGAGCAGACTCTTTGCCTCTGGGAAGTGGTCTGGGCAGACCAGGCAGCAATTCGTGCTGGTATTACAAAGACCAGTTGGGGGAGGATGAGACTTAGAGCTCCACCTACTGATGATCTTTTGCTTTATGCAATTGCAGCTTGTGTTTTGCAAAGGAGGAAGCTAATCATAGAGATGTATAGCAGCATGGATGAGATAATGAGAGAATGCCATAGTATGGCTGGACGACTGGATGTCTGGAAGCTTCTCGATGATGCCCATGGCTTGGTGGTCAACCTGCATGACAAGATTTAGTATTATGCTCTGCCTTTTCCTTCTCATGTCAATCAATTTCCTTCACTAATTCTTTTTCAAATTTTCCTCGACTCTCACAATATTTAGGGACCCGAGGTACTTTACATTTCTGCTTGAAACAAGCGACTGATATAGCCAAACTCCATGTAACAAGTAAGTTATGAGATTATATTTACTATATGATGTATTGCCCATGCTCGAGCTTCATCGTAGAGTGACGGTGGCAACGCTGAAAAATCAGCAGTTTAGAATGTTTAAGTTTGCTTTGCAATTATGGAATTACAGAACCTTGCACCTTTACTTTTCTCCTTTTGCTGCTGTTCTTTGCCATTGCTGTTTTAGTTTCTGTTTGAGTTTGTGATTTTTTAATTCAGTATATAGCTGTATaagtgtgtgtgtatatatatatatctgaatAAACATCCTGCAAGGCCTGTAACCATGCCTTTTGCCGCTAGGCGCAAATAGTGCCACCTTCCGTAGTTACAGTCCATGTTGATGTCGATAAGACAAGCCCCCCATATGCATTGCATAATGGCAGAAAATGGAAGCAACAATACAACAACAGCCAAATAGTACCATTTGAGCTTAAGGGAACATGATGGGGGAATCACAATAATTGATTTGCATAGCTAATGTTTACATATCCACCAATGCCTAATCGTCTATCCACATGGGGGATTGTTTCTCTTATGAAAAACTTGCTTTTGTTTTGAGATCCTTAGCTGTCTTCTACT
This is a stretch of genomic DNA from Gossypium arboreum isolate Shixiya-1 chromosome 11, ASM2569848v2, whole genome shotgun sequence. It encodes these proteins:
- the LOC108457039 gene encoding rab GTPase-activating protein 22-like; its protein translation is MVNAFIRVTDREKKKKQKGRQNSNRDFSLDLTVVFPYIAIFMLFFSTGDGIEGLRKWILFAEASGGGGGGGGFWSYYSVVSPSGIAIAVTAMAGIALAATIVYSRRGSLKSPWALRKRKYALQPKQWKSLFTPDGKLDDGGVKFLKKVRSGGVDPSIRAEVWPYLLGVYDLNSSKDERDSIRRQKRKEFERLRKRCRQILKRIENSSTVKETAGNDCNEDSEDLSQVVDSSGLEDVVSGRTSTEGESPMVDDSENSSKVKETAGNNCNEDSEDLSQVVDSSGLEDVVSGRRSTVGESPMVDDSENSSKVKETAGNNCNEDSEDLSQVVDSSGLEDVISDRRSTEGESPMVDYSDRPPRDQSHQTLVSSDSDSEGDIDKSEINCEDDSPGETESSDSNTSDEDENIPLFASEITEENNIDKDDNSSAFRIKKRSKSYADEDFATWQRIIRVDAVRANDEWIAYSSTQASVSEMKAYQLAESVGLKEYDHLEPCRIYHAARLVAILEAYTLYDPEIGYCQGMSDLLSPIISVVEDDSEAFWCFAGFMKKARHNFRLDEVGIRRQLNIVSKIIKCKDSHLYRHLEELQAEDCFFVYRMVVVLFRRELSFEQTLCLWEVVWADQAAIRAGITKTSWGRMRLRAPPTDDLLLYAIAACVLQRRKLIIEMYSSMDEIMRECHSMAGRLDVWKLLDDAHGLVVNLHDKI